CGCCAGCAAGGAGACCTGCAGCTGGACCGAAGAGTTTGCGCAGGGCCAGTTTGCGGCTGATACCCACATTGTTCTGCGCCACCGCAAACTTATGGTACACCATGGGATCATCCACAACCAGGTATATTGTCCGCACACTATCCGCATCAAGAAGCTGCGCCTTGCTGAAACCTTTGTCCTTCAGAGCGGCAAGCCTCTTGTTGGCCAGTGCCAGCATATCGTCCCTGGCGCCAAAGTTCATGGCGCCTGTGGGACAGGCCTTGACGCAGGCAGGAAGCAGGCCATTGGCCACCCGGTCAATACACATGGTGCACTTTGCCATCAGTCCCGTGACCACATCCCGACGAGGGATGTTGTACGGACAGGAATTCTTCACTTCTTCGAAGGCAGCTGCACTCAGCTTTTTGCTCTTGTCCGTATAGATCACCGCACCACTCGCTCCATCAATTACCACGGCACCGTCCACATAACCATCGGCCGTATCCTTACAAGGCGGCTCTAGACAGTGCCGGCACTGATCAGTGAAAAAGTACCAGTGCATCTTGCCTCCAGAGACTACCTCACTGAATCGCACCAGCTTGAAGGTATTGAAGGAGAGGTCTGCAGGGTTCTGATAGCTCCCCCAATTGTAAGTCTTGGTGGCCGGCAGTTTGTTCCACTGCTTGCAGGCGATCTGGCAACCGCGGCAGGCCGTGCACCTGGTGGTATCTACAAAGAAAGATTTTTCAGCCATACAACTCTCACCTCCTTCTAGGCTTTCCTGACATTGACCATGAAGGCCTTGGTTTCCGGGATCAGAGTGTTGGGATCACCGATGGAAGGAGTGAGCAGGTTTGAGCTGTCACCTCCATCTTTCGGAGTTACCCAGCCGAAACACCAGGGCAGACCCACCTGATGCACGGTTGTACCCATAACTGTGAAGGGCCGGAAGCGCTGGGTTACAATGGCCACAGCCACCACCTGACCGCGCGCCGACTCCACCACAACTTTATCGCCGTTCTTGATACCCTTGAGTTTGGCAAGCTCAGGGCTCATTTCGCAGAACTGCTGCGGTTGTGTCTCCAGCAGCCAGGGCTGCCACCTGGTCATAACACCGCTCTGCCAGTGCTCGGTGACTCTATAGGTGGTACCCACGATGGGATAGCGCGGGTCACAGGTTGCCCTCAAATCCCTCGCCGTTTTGAACTCCTTGATAGTTGGGTTGATGAACTGATCGCTCATCAAATTCTTGGGCACCGGACACTCGAGCGGCTCATAGTGCTCAGGGAATGGCCCGTCAGCGCGGCCCGTACCAAACACATGCGCGAAACCCCAGGGTTTCATAATAAAGGGGTATTTAGTCTTGGGGTTCAGTTTGCCGTCCGTAGTGAGCATGGGAGGCCAACCACCGTCAGGCACATCACCGACCCACTTCTGGCCTGTCCAGCGAATCACCGGTTGAGCCTTGTCCCAGGGGCTGCCGTAACGATCCACGGATGCCCGGTTATAGATGATCCGCCGGTTCACCGGCCAGCACCAGGACCATTCCGAAAAGAGGCCTATGCCAGACTTGTCCACCATGCTGCGGCGAGCTGCCATGTTCCCCTTCTCAGTGTAGCTCTGACAGTAGAGCCAGTTGCCGGAAGAAGTAGTCCCGTCAGCCTGCAAGTAAGCGAAGCTGGGAACCAGAGTTCCTTTCTTGAACAGCTTCCCCTTTACAGTCACATCTGCCAGGAAGTAACCGTTGATCTCTTTCGCCACTTTGTGCGGATCATACCTGCCATTAGTGGTGTAGTCCCACTTGAGATTCAAAATAGGCTCTGGGAATACTCCTCCTTCCTTTTTGTAGAGCTGGCGAATCTTGTCGAAAAGCTCCATCATGATGTCGCCATCCGGTCGGGCATCGCCCGGCGGATCCGCCGCTTTGTAGCGCCACTGCATCCAGCGTCCACTGTTGGTGATGGAGCCTTCCTTTTCCACCGAAACAGCGCAGGGCAGGAAGAAAACCTCGGTCTTGATCTTCCTCGGATCCATGCCCGGGCCCTTCCAGAAGGAGCCGGTCTCGTTCTCGAATATGTTGACGTTTACCAGCCAGTCCAGTTTGGTGAGAGCCTGGCGAGTCTTGTTGGCATTGGCACCGGAACAGGCTGGGTTTTGACCCCAGGCAAAGAAACCTGAAATGTTACCGCGATACATCTCGTCAAACATAGCTAGCCAGTAATGATCTGACCATTTATCTGCTTTTGGCAACCAATCATACCCAAAATCATTAGATGGTGTGGCGTTTTCACCAAACATGGACTTGAGGAAGCTTACCGAATACTTGGGATAGTTTCCCCACCAATTGGCGCTCAATGGATCCTTGGTTGTGGGGGTCCATCTCTTGTTGTAGGCGGCAAGTGAAGTATTGGATGCCAAAGGCACCTTTAAATAACCAGGCCAGATATGGGCAAGCAGACAGTGGTCCGTAGAACCCTGCACATTGGATTCACCTCGCAGAGCGTTGACACCACCTCCGGCCACGCCAATGTTGCCCAGAAGAAGCTGGATAATGGCCATAGCACGAATATTCTGCACGCCAACCGTGTGTTGCGTCCAACCCATGGCATACATAATGGTGCCGGCCTTGCCTGGTTTGCCGGTGGCCGCATAGGTCTTGTAGACCTCCAAAAGGTCCTCTTTTGGCGTACCCGTAATAGCAGACACTTTATCTAGCGTATAACGGGAGAATTGCTTCTTCAGCTGTTGAAAGACACAGCGCTTGTGTTTGAGGCTGTAGTTCTTTCGGGGGATGCCCTTTTCGTCAAGATCAAAAGCCCAGTATGACTTATCATAGCTTTTGGTCTTGGGATTGTAGCCCGAAAAAAGGCCGTCCTTGAAGCCATACTTCTTACTGACAATAAAACTGGCGTTGGTGTAGTACGCCAGATACTCCTCGTGATAGAGCTTATTCTGGATAATATAGTTGATCATACCACCCAGAAAGGCGATATCCGTTCCTGACCTCAGGGCGGTGTAAAAATCCGCCTTTGCCGAAGTTCTGGTGAAACGGGGATCAACGTTTAAAAGCTTGGCACCCTGATCCCTCGCCTTCATCACCCATTTAAAAGATATGGGATGATTCTCGGCAGCGTTGCTCCCCATGACGAGGATACAGTCGCTGTTGCCAATATCAATCCAGTGGTTTGTCATTGCCCCGCGTCCGAACGACTCTGCCAGAGCCGCAACAGTGGCGCTGTGTCAGATACGAGCCTGGTGTTCTATATACACCAGTCCCAGCGCCCTCATCATGGCCTGCAGCAGCCAGCATTCCTCGTTGTCAAGGGCGGCGCTGCCCACATGGGCGATTCCGTTGGTGCGGTTGACTACTTGACCTTTGGCATTCTTGGCAGTAAAACTGGTATCCCGACTTTGCTTCACTCTCTTGGCGATCTCGGTCAAAGCCCATTCCCAGGATTTCTCCTCCCAGCGATCGCTGTAGGGTGCACGATAGAGTACTGTCTTTATGCGATTTTCATTGTTTGCCAGCTGATAGAGGGCTGCACCCTTGGCGCACAGTGAACCCTGGTTGATTGGGTGGTCGGGATCCCCTTCTGTATTAATCACCTTACCCGAGCCATCTCTGGCTGTGTGGACAATGAGGCCACAGCCCACGGCGCAGTATGGGCAAATGGTCGTGGTCTCTTTGGCCCAGCGGATCCTCAGGGCCTGAGCATGCGCCTTGATAGGCGC
The Deltaproteobacteria bacterium DNA segment above includes these coding regions:
- a CDS encoding formate dehydrogenase, whose protein sequence is MAEKSFFVDTTRCTACRGCQIACKQWNKLPATKTYNWGSYQNPADLSFNTFKLVRFSEVVSGGKMHWYFFTDQCRHCLEPPCKDTADGYVDGAVVIDGASGAVIYTDKSKKLSAAAFEEVKNSCPYNIPRRDVVTGLMAKCTMCIDRVANGLLPACVKACPTGAMNFGARDDMLALANKRLAALKDKGFSKAQLLDADSVRTIYLVVDDPMVYHKFAVAQNNVGISRKLALRKLFGPAAGLLAGAAMLGKVADVSQSE
- the fdnG gene encoding formate dehydrogenase-N subunit alpha, yielding MQITRRDFIKISGAAVGGLALGGLGFNLAPIKAHAQALRIRWAKETTTICPYCAVGCGLIVHTARDGSGKVINTEGDPDHPINQGSLCAKGAALYQLANNENRIKTVLYRAPYSDRWEEKSWEWALTEIAKRVKQSRDTSFTAKNAKGQVVNRTNGIAHVGSAALDNEECWLLQAMMRALGLVYIEHQARIUHSATVAALAESFGRGAMTNHWIDIGNSDCILVMGSNAAENHPISFKWVMKARDQGAKLLNVDPRFTRTSAKADFYTALRSGTDIAFLGGMINYIIQNKLYHEEYLAYYTNASFIVSKKYGFKDGLFSGYNPKTKSYDKSYWAFDLDEKGIPRKNYSLKHKRCVFQQLKKQFSRYTLDKVSAITGTPKEDLLEVYKTYAATGKPGKAGTIMYAMGWTQHTVGVQNIRAMAIIQLLLGNIGVAGGGVNALRGESNVQGSTDHCLLAHIWPGYLKVPLASNTSLAAYNKRWTPTTKDPLSANWWGNYPKYSVSFLKSMFGENATPSNDFGYDWLPKADKWSDHYWLAMFDEMYRGNISGFFAWGQNPACSGANANKTRQALTKLDWLVNVNIFENETGSFWKGPGMDPRKIKTEVFFLPCAVSVEKEGSITNSGRWMQWRYKAADPPGDARPDGDIMMELFDKIRQLYKKEGGVFPEPILNLKWDYTTNGRYDPHKVAKEINGYFLADVTVKGKLFKKGTLVPSFAYLQADGTTSSGNWLYCQSYTEKGNMAARRSMVDKSGIGLFSEWSWCWPVNRRIIYNRASVDRYGSPWDKAQPVIRWTGQKWVGDVPDGGWPPMLTTDGKLNPKTKYPFIMKPWGFAHVFGTGRADGPFPEHYEPLECPVPKNLMSDQFINPTIKEFKTARDLRATCDPRYPIVGTTYRVTEHWQSGVMTRWQPWLLETQPQQFCEMSPELAKLKGIKNGDKVVVESARGQVVAVAIVTQRFRPFTVMGTTVHQVGLPWCFGWVTPKDGGDSSNLLTPSIGDPNTLIPETKAFMVNVRKA